Proteins encoded by one window of Martelella endophytica:
- the tig gene encoding trigger factor has protein sequence MQVTETLAEGLKREIKITVPADDLKARMNERLADAKDKVRINGFRPGKVPLSHLKRMYGKSIMAEIINETLQQQPQVVINDRGERAAGQPKIDMTEDEAEANKVLEGEADFEFTVSYEILPTFELQPTDGLKVERPVVEISEEEVEEQVKAIAENAREYETKKGKAADGDRVTIDYVGKIDGEAFDGGTDTDSQLVLGSNRFIPGFEEQLVGAKAGDEKQVKVTFPEDYPAAHLAGKEATFDVTVKEVASAGELEINDELAEKLGLESAERLRNLVREQIEGQYNQFTRQKVKRQILDQLDSQYTFEAPESLVEAEFENIWRQVNADLSRSGKTFEDEDTTEEEARADYRKLAERRVRLGLVLSEMGEKAGVEVGEEEMQRALYDQMRQYPGQEQEILKFFRETPGAAASLRAPIFEEKVVDHLLENIDVKDVTVSKEELMADDEDEVEAVKSDDKPAAKKKAAPKKKAAPKKAEAKEEAPAAEAAAEEAAAEKKPAAKKAAPKKKAAPKKKADDGAAE, from the coding sequence ATGCAGGTAACCGAAACGCTCGCCGAAGGGCTGAAGCGCGAAATCAAGATCACAGTTCCTGCGGATGATCTCAAGGCGCGGATGAACGAGCGCCTCGCAGACGCCAAGGACAAGGTCCGCATCAACGGTTTTCGTCCCGGCAAGGTTCCGCTGTCGCATCTGAAGCGCATGTACGGCAAGTCGATCATGGCCGAGATCATCAACGAGACGCTGCAGCAGCAGCCGCAGGTCGTGATCAACGACCGTGGCGAGCGCGCCGCAGGCCAGCCGAAGATCGACATGACCGAGGACGAGGCCGAGGCCAACAAGGTTCTCGAAGGTGAAGCCGATTTCGAATTCACCGTCTCCTACGAAATCCTGCCGACCTTCGAACTGCAGCCGACCGACGGCCTGAAGGTCGAGCGTCCGGTTGTCGAGATTTCCGAAGAGGAAGTCGAGGAGCAGGTCAAGGCGATCGCCGAGAATGCCCGCGAATACGAGACCAAGAAGGGCAAGGCCGCCGACGGCGACCGCGTCACCATCGATTACGTCGGCAAGATCGACGGCGAAGCCTTCGACGGCGGTACCGATACCGATTCCCAGCTCGTGCTTGGTTCGAACCGGTTCATTCCGGGCTTTGAAGAGCAGCTCGTCGGCGCCAAGGCTGGCGATGAGAAGCAGGTGAAGGTCACCTTCCCGGAAGACTATCCGGCCGCCCATCTCGCCGGCAAGGAAGCCACCTTCGACGTCACCGTCAAGGAAGTTGCGAGTGCCGGCGAACTCGAGATCAACGACGAACTGGCAGAAAAGCTTGGCCTCGAATCCGCCGAGCGCCTGCGCAACCTGGTTCGCGAGCAGATCGAAGGCCAGTACAACCAGTTCACCCGTCAGAAGGTCAAGCGTCAGATCCTCGACCAGCTCGACAGCCAGTACACGTTCGAAGCTCCGGAATCGCTCGTCGAGGCCGAGTTCGAGAACATCTGGCGTCAGGTCAATGCCGACCTGTCGCGTTCGGGCAAGACCTTCGAGGATGAAGACACCACCGAGGAAGAAGCCCGCGCCGACTATCGCAAGCTCGCCGAGCGTCGCGTCCGTCTCGGCCTCGTTCTCTCCGAAATGGGTGAGAAGGCCGGCGTTGAGGTTGGCGAAGAAGAAATGCAGCGTGCTCTCTACGACCAGATGCGCCAGTATCCGGGTCAGGAGCAGGAAATCCTGAAGTTCTTCCGCGAAACCCCCGGTGCCGCCGCTTCGCTGCGCGCTCCGATCTTCGAAGAAAAGGTTGTCGACCATCTTCTGGAAAACATCGACGTCAAGGACGTCACCGTTTCCAAGGAAGAGCTGATGGCTGACGACGAGGACGAAGTCGAAGCCGTGAAGTCCGACGACAAGCCGGCTGCCAAGAAGAAGGCCGCGCCGAAGAAGAAGGCTGCTCCGAAGAAGGCCGAAGCCAAGGAAGAGGCGCCTGCCGCCGAAGCCGCTGCTGAGGAAGCCGCTGCCGAGAAGAAGCCGGCTGCCAAGAAGGCTGCACCGAAGAAGAAGGCCGCTCCGAAGAAGAAGGCCGACGACGGCGCCGCCGAATAA
- a CDS encoding HAD family hydrolase, which produces MSSPLAIFDLDGTLIDTAPDLIDSLNHAIAPHGLPPFGVDKVKLLVGRGVKVMIQRAFAFHDRTLDGEAFDACFARFTEHYRAGMPGKSRPYPGLLEALARLKDAGYGLAVCTNKREELTMPLLEALDLAEWFGTITCGDTFEYRKPDPRHVSGTIERAGATVAHAVMIGDSANDIDAAKGADVSTVAVTFGYTEKPAEELGADKVISHFDRLTPALLDTLIGR; this is translated from the coding sequence ATGTCATCTCCACTGGCCATCTTCGATCTGGATGGCACGCTCATCGATACCGCTCCCGACCTGATCGACAGCCTGAATCACGCCATCGCCCCGCATGGCCTGCCGCCCTTCGGCGTCGACAAGGTGAAACTCCTGGTTGGCCGCGGCGTCAAGGTCATGATCCAGCGCGCCTTCGCCTTTCATGATCGGACGCTGGACGGCGAAGCCTTCGACGCCTGCTTTGCGCGGTTCACCGAGCACTACCGCGCCGGCATGCCTGGCAAGAGCCGCCCCTATCCGGGCCTGCTCGAAGCCCTCGCGCGGCTGAAGGACGCAGGCTACGGCCTCGCTGTCTGCACCAACAAACGCGAAGAACTCACCATGCCGCTGCTCGAGGCTCTGGACCTCGCCGAATGGTTCGGGACCATCACCTGCGGCGACACCTTCGAATACCGCAAGCCCGACCCGCGCCATGTCTCCGGCACGATCGAGCGCGCCGGCGCGACTGTCGCGCACGCAGTGATGATCGGCGACAGCGCCAATGACATTGACGCAGCCAAGGGCGCCGATGTCTCCACCGTCGCCGTCACCTTCGGCTATACCGAAAAGCCAGCAGAGGAACTCGGCGCGGACAAAGTGATCAGCCATTTCGACCGGCTGACACCAGCGCTGCTGGATACGCTGATCGGCCGATAA
- a CDS encoding NUDIX domain-containing protein — MSTDRVSILSTKTLYKGWSTLVEYVFRYRAADGSETERSWEVCMRPEASAVLVYDRDLGKFVLVRQFRVPVYAAGLGDGFLIEAAAGLIDAGETPEQAAIREAGEETGYRIETLIPVSAVVSAPGLMTERVHCYFAIADESMRIGDGGGLADEHEDIELVAFTLDEAMAMVASGKIADAKTVVLLQWAALNRDTYGF; from the coding sequence ATGTCGACCGATCGGGTTTCGATCCTCAGCACGAAGACGCTTTACAAGGGGTGGAGCACCCTCGTGGAATATGTATTCCGCTACCGCGCGGCCGATGGCAGCGAAACCGAGCGCTCCTGGGAGGTCTGCATGCGCCCGGAAGCATCAGCCGTGCTGGTCTATGACCGCGACCTCGGAAAGTTCGTGCTGGTCCGCCAGTTTCGCGTTCCTGTCTACGCTGCGGGCCTTGGCGACGGTTTCCTGATCGAAGCTGCTGCCGGCTTGATCGACGCGGGCGAGACGCCTGAACAGGCGGCGATCCGCGAGGCGGGCGAGGAGACGGGTTACAGGATCGAGACGCTCATCCCGGTCAGCGCGGTTGTCTCCGCACCGGGCCTGATGACCGAACGCGTGCATTGCTATTTCGCGATCGCGGACGAGAGCATGCGGATCGGCGATGGCGGCGGGCTCGCGGACGAGCATGAGGATATCGAACTCGTGGCCTTCACGCTCGACGAGGCGATGGCGATGGTCGCTTCCGGCAAGATTGCCGATGCCAAGACGGTGGTCCTGCTGCAATGGGCGGCACTTAACCGCGACACTTATGGCTTCTGA
- the rpiA gene encoding ribose-5-phosphate isomerase RpiA — protein MDARQLKVKAAETALGYVEDGMRLGIGTGSTAREFISLLGEKVAEGFNVVGVPTSEATARQCLELGIPLKSLDEAPELDLTIDGADEIDPALNLIKGGGGALLREKIVASASKAMIVIADESKVVDGLGAFPLPIEVMPFGLGATRLAVERASSRLNLSGSLDLRRSGDGPFTTDGGHYILDASFGRIPDAEALSSALNSIAGVVEHGLFINIATLAIVASDGGVRTLKPIE, from the coding sequence ATGGACGCGCGTCAACTGAAGGTCAAGGCGGCCGAAACAGCCCTCGGATATGTCGAAGACGGAATGCGGCTCGGGATCGGCACGGGCAGCACCGCACGGGAGTTCATCTCGCTGCTCGGCGAGAAGGTGGCGGAAGGATTCAATGTCGTCGGTGTGCCGACCTCCGAGGCAACAGCCCGCCAGTGCCTCGAACTCGGAATTCCGCTGAAATCGCTTGATGAGGCCCCTGAGCTCGACCTCACCATTGACGGCGCCGACGAGATCGATCCGGCGTTGAACCTGATCAAGGGTGGTGGCGGCGCGCTGCTGCGCGAGAAGATCGTCGCCTCCGCCTCGAAAGCGATGATCGTCATCGCCGACGAGAGCAAGGTGGTCGATGGCCTCGGCGCCTTCCCGCTGCCCATCGAGGTAATGCCCTTCGGCCTCGGCGCGACGCGACTTGCCGTCGAACGGGCCTCCAGCCGGCTCAACCTTTCCGGCAGCCTCGATCTTCGCCGCTCCGGCGATGGTCCTTTCACCACCGATGGCGGCCATTATATCCTCGATGCATCATTTGGCCGCATTCCCGATGCAGAGGCACTCTCTTCGGCATTGAATTCCATCGCGGGTGTGGTGGAACACGGGCTGTTCATCAATATTGCGACGCTTGCCATTGTTGCCTCTGACGGTGGCGTGCGGACACTGAAACCAATCGAATAG
- a CDS encoding 23S rRNA (adenine(2030)-N(6))-methyltransferase RlmJ has protein sequence MNYRHIYHAGNFADVLKHAVFARLITYSQNKDAAFRILDTHAGIGRYDLAGVEAQKTGEWQDGIGRLMAADIPDEIVPLLAPYIDTVRALNPEGGVTTYPGSPLLARSLMRKQDRLSLMELHEADFETLHALFEGDHQVRATKLDGWLTLASHLPPKERRAIILVDPPFEKEGEFERLVEGLARAYRRFATGTYCLWYPIKKGAPTDAFHAALKGLGIPKIIAAELSVRSGDEGLAGSGVIIVNPPYTLAAELHKMLPFLKQTLAQDRAASCRVVTIAGETIETD, from the coding sequence ATGAACTACCGACATATCTATCACGCCGGCAATTTCGCCGATGTGCTGAAGCATGCGGTTTTCGCCCGGCTCATCACCTATTCCCAGAACAAGGATGCCGCGTTCCGTATTCTCGATACCCATGCCGGCATCGGCCGCTATGACCTTGCCGGCGTCGAGGCGCAGAAAACCGGCGAATGGCAGGACGGCATCGGCCGGCTGATGGCCGCCGATATTCCCGATGAGATCGTGCCTCTGCTTGCCCCCTATATCGATACCGTGCGCGCACTGAACCCGGAGGGCGGTGTCACCACCTACCCCGGCTCACCGCTTCTGGCCCGCTCCCTGATGCGCAAGCAGGACCGGCTGTCGCTGATGGAGCTGCACGAGGCCGATTTCGAAACGCTGCACGCGCTCTTCGAGGGCGACCACCAGGTGCGGGCAACGAAGCTCGACGGCTGGCTGACGCTCGCCAGCCACCTTCCGCCGAAAGAGCGTCGCGCCATCATTCTGGTCGACCCGCCGTTTGAGAAGGAAGGCGAGTTCGAACGGCTCGTCGAGGGACTTGCGCGCGCCTACCGCCGCTTTGCCACCGGCACTTATTGCCTCTGGTATCCGATCAAGAAGGGTGCGCCGACCGACGCCTTCCACGCAGCGCTGAAGGGTCTCGGCATCCCCAAGATCATCGCCGCCGAACTCTCTGTCAGGAGTGGCGACGAGGGCCTCGCCGGCTCCGGCGTCATCATCGTCAATCCGCCCTATACGCTTGCGGCAGAACTCCATAAAATGCTGCCATTCCTGAAACAAACACTCGCCCAGGATCGCGCCGCCAGTTGCCGCGTCGTCACCATTGCCGGTGAGACCATCGAAACAGACTAA
- a CDS encoding L,D-transpeptidase family protein, with amino-acid sequence MATAFVPASANALTLMDILRGRNKEADRPAAVQPSQPQPQQQVQRTYSIPKVAPPKYYTYKPDALRYIAITEIRDPVVTGSVERDDLSEMATPVAATADDAANNDAMTEVAAINPTTATDEAGTDVTTVAIGENDPRQYLTDARVKAEDSVAKALEAYYENGGELLWVADGKIAPAAGKALNTLRHAGEYGLDATDYRVELPIISSSMSEEERDEALMQFELALSAEVLTYMEDAKRGRVDPNRISEFHDLQRNPVDLDEALKALGKAEDVSGLMESYNPQSDRFRELKAELKTLRNSDEEVEPIVFSASKVYIHPGENDQDVPNLVKAIWRKSPVEFRNDHAEVFAAYDDGTEYTPELVSLVKDFQRDHGLYVDGVVGPNTIAAFDLETNDDRADKVVAAMERLRWLPDDFGPRYVFINQPAYRVYYHQDGGENFDMRVVVGNPTNQTYFFRDEIETVEFNPYWGIPRSIVVNEYLPKLRANPGYFDQIGYEVSYNGRRVSSASVNWAAAPMVDVRQPPGERNALGQLKILFPNSHAIYMHDTPQKSFFDRDVRALSHGCVRLAEPNKMAAAVLGIPESDVEANIATGQNMPVDLPHKFPVYVSYFTAWPDANGEVQYYDDVYERDMYLDRAFDAVSKSRADV; translated from the coding sequence ATGGCGACGGCTTTCGTGCCGGCCTCCGCCAATGCCTTGACACTGATGGACATCCTGCGTGGCCGTAACAAGGAGGCCGACCGCCCCGCGGCCGTCCAGCCGTCTCAGCCTCAGCCGCAGCAGCAGGTTCAGCGGACCTATTCCATCCCTAAGGTCGCGCCGCCGAAATATTATACCTACAAGCCCGATGCCTTGCGTTATATCGCGATCACCGAGATCCGGGATCCTGTGGTCACTGGCTCCGTCGAGCGGGACGACCTCTCCGAGATGGCCACGCCTGTCGCCGCCACGGCTGACGATGCGGCCAACAACGACGCCATGACCGAAGTTGCCGCGATCAACCCGACGACCGCGACGGATGAAGCCGGTACCGACGTCACCACGGTCGCGATCGGTGAGAACGATCCCCGCCAGTATCTGACCGATGCCCGTGTGAAGGCCGAAGACAGCGTCGCCAAGGCCCTCGAGGCCTATTACGAGAACGGGGGCGAACTGCTCTGGGTTGCCGACGGAAAGATCGCGCCGGCTGCCGGTAAGGCACTCAACACCCTTCGCCATGCCGGTGAATACGGTCTCGATGCTACCGACTACCGCGTCGAACTGCCGATCATCTCCTCCTCGATGAGCGAAGAGGAGCGTGACGAAGCGCTGATGCAGTTCGAGCTGGCGCTTTCGGCCGAAGTCCTGACCTATATGGAAGACGCCAAGCGCGGCCGCGTCGACCCCAACCGCATTTCCGAATTTCACGATCTGCAGCGCAACCCGGTCGATCTCGATGAGGCATTGAAGGCGCTCGGCAAGGCCGAGGATGTTTCCGGCCTGATGGAGAGCTACAACCCGCAGAGCGACCGGTTCCGCGAACTGAAGGCAGAGCTGAAGACGCTGCGCAACAGCGACGAAGAAGTCGAGCCGATCGTGTTCAGCGCCTCCAAGGTCTACATCCATCCCGGCGAAAACGACCAGGATGTGCCGAATCTCGTCAAGGCCATCTGGCGCAAGAGCCCGGTCGAGTTCCGCAACGACCATGCCGAGGTGTTTGCCGCCTATGACGATGGCACCGAGTATACCCCGGAGCTGGTGTCGCTGGTGAAGGACTTCCAGCGCGACCACGGCCTCTATGTCGACGGTGTCGTTGGTCCCAATACCATCGCCGCCTTCGACCTCGAAACCAATGACGACCGCGCCGACAAGGTGGTTGCGGCGATGGAACGCCTGCGCTGGCTGCCGGATGATTTCGGCCCGCGTTACGTCTTCATCAACCAGCCGGCCTATCGCGTCTACTACCACCAGGATGGCGGCGAGAACTTCGATATGCGCGTCGTGGTCGGCAACCCGACGAACCAGACCTACTTCTTCCGCGATGAGATCGAGACGGTCGAATTCAATCCCTATTGGGGCATTCCGCGTTCCATCGTCGTCAACGAGTATCTGCCGAAACTGCGCGCCAATCCGGGCTACTTCGACCAGATCGGCTACGAGGTGAGCTATAACGGCCGCCGCGTATCGTCGGCCTCGGTCAACTGGGCAGCGGCGCCGATGGTCGATGTCCGCCAGCCGCCGGGCGAGCGCAATGCACTTGGCCAGCTGAAGATCCTGTTCCCGAACTCGCATGCCATCTACATGCACGATACGCCGCAGAAGAGCTTCTTCGACCGCGACGTCCGTGCGCTGTCCCATGGTTGCGTCCGTCTGGCCGAGCCGAACAAGATGGCCGCCGCGGTGCTTGGCATTCCGGAATCGGATGTCGAGGCGAACATCGCAACCGGCCAGAACATGCCGGTCGACCTGCCGCACAAGTTCCCGGTCTACGTCTCCTATTTCACCGCCTGGCCGGATGCCAACGGTGAGGTCCAGTATTACGATGACGTCTACGAGCGCGACATGTATCTCGATCGCGCCTTCGATGCCGTCAGCAAGTCGCGCGCCGACGTCTGA
- a CDS encoding ArsR/SmtB family transcription factor, whose product MISGAMDDAKDRMITALSALAYGPRLDIFRYLVRAEPAGAYAGNIAEALDMRANTLSANLSILTRAGLISSTREGRFILYRANLGMMDTLLSYLTEDCCGGRKNTPSC is encoded by the coding sequence ATGATATCCGGAGCCATGGATGACGCCAAAGACCGCATGATCACTGCGCTGTCCGCGCTAGCCTACGGGCCGCGGCTCGATATTTTCCGCTATCTGGTGCGTGCCGAGCCTGCCGGCGCCTATGCGGGCAATATTGCCGAGGCGCTGGATATGCGCGCGAACACGCTCTCGGCCAACCTTTCGATCCTCACCAGGGCAGGCCTGATCTCGAGCACCCGCGAGGGGCGTTTCATCCTCTATCGTGCCAATCTCGGGATGATGGATACGCTATTGTCCTACCTCACCGAGGACTGCTGCGGCGGGCGGAAAAATACGCCCTCGTGCTGA
- a CDS encoding NAD+ synthase: MAPNRMKIALAQLNPTVGDIAGNLEKLRHARKLAAEKGADLLLSTELFISGYQPEDLVMKPAFLTACLKAVEELAADTADGGPGVIVGFPRQGEAGRHNAVAVLDGGAIIAIRDKVDLPNYGEFDEKRVFVPGEMPGPVNFRGVRIGIPICEDIWGELGVCETLAESGAELLLSPNGSPYYRGKVDVRHQVVLKQVIETGLPLVYLNTLGGQDELVFDGASFGFNADRTLAFQMPQFAADIFMSEWERDGQGWRIAQGPVAALPLGEDSDYRACVLGFADYVNKNGFKGVVLGLSGGIDSALCAAIAVDALGPERVHCVMLPYRYTSEDSLKDAADCAKALGCRYDIVPIEEPVTGFLSTLSDLFEGTEEGITEENLQSRTRGTILMAISNKFGAMVVTTGNKSEMSVGYATLYGDMNGGFNPIKDLYKMQVYGISAWRNGARPEGMHGPEKDAIPQNIIDKKPSAELRPNQTDQDSLPPYPVLDDILECLVEREMSVEAIVARGHDVETVHRVEHLLYIAEYKRRQSAPGVKITKKNFGRDRRYPITNRFRDR; this comes from the coding sequence ATGGCTCCGAACCGTATGAAAATCGCACTCGCGCAGCTCAACCCGACGGTGGGCGATATCGCCGGCAACCTCGAGAAGCTGAGGCATGCCCGTAAGCTGGCGGCGGAAAAGGGCGCGGACCTGTTGCTGTCCACCGAACTCTTCATCTCCGGCTATCAACCCGAAGATCTCGTCATGAAGCCCGCCTTTCTCACAGCCTGTCTGAAGGCCGTGGAGGAACTGGCTGCCGATACCGCCGATGGCGGCCCGGGCGTCATCGTCGGCTTCCCACGCCAGGGCGAGGCAGGGCGGCACAACGCCGTCGCCGTGCTCGATGGCGGCGCCATCATTGCGATCCGCGACAAGGTTGACCTTCCGAACTACGGCGAATTTGACGAGAAGCGGGTGTTTGTGCCGGGCGAGATGCCGGGGCCGGTGAACTTTCGCGGCGTGCGGATTGGAATTCCGATCTGCGAGGATATCTGGGGCGAACTCGGCGTCTGCGAGACGCTGGCAGAGAGCGGTGCAGAGTTGCTGCTTTCGCCGAACGGTTCGCCCTATTATCGCGGCAAGGTCGATGTCCGCCACCAGGTGGTGCTGAAGCAGGTCATCGAGACTGGCCTGCCGCTCGTTTACCTCAACACGCTCGGCGGTCAGGACGAACTGGTGTTTGATGGCGCGAGCTTCGGTTTCAATGCCGACCGCACGCTTGCCTTCCAGATGCCGCAGTTCGCCGCCGACATCTTCATGTCCGAGTGGGAGCGGGACGGCCAGGGCTGGCGCATAGCGCAGGGACCTGTCGCGGCTTTGCCGCTGGGGGAAGATTCCGACTACCGCGCCTGCGTGCTGGGCTTTGCCGACTACGTCAACAAGAATGGCTTCAAGGGGGTGGTGCTCGGCCTTTCCGGCGGTATCGATTCGGCGCTGTGCGCGGCGATCGCCGTCGATGCACTCGGTCCGGAGCGCGTCCACTGCGTCATGCTGCCTTACCGCTACACCTCCGAGGATTCGCTGAAGGACGCCGCCGATTGCGCCAAGGCGCTCGGCTGCCGCTATGATATCGTGCCGATCGAGGAGCCGGTCACGGGCTTTCTGTCGACCTTGTCGGACCTTTTCGAAGGAACCGAGGAGGGGATCACCGAGGAAAATCTGCAGAGCCGCACCCGCGGCACCATCCTGATGGCGATCTCCAACAAGTTCGGCGCCATGGTGGTGACAACCGGCAACAAGTCGGAGATGTCGGTCGGCTACGCGACGCTTTACGGCGACATGAACGGCGGCTTTAACCCGATCAAGGATCTCTACAAGATGCAGGTCTACGGCATTTCCGCCTGGCGCAACGGCGCCCGTCCGGAAGGCATGCACGGGCCCGAGAAAGACGCCATTCCGCAGAACATCATCGACAAGAAGCCGTCCGCCGAACTGCGCCCCAACCAGACCGACCAGGATTCGCTGCCGCCCTATCCGGTGCTGGACGATATCCTGGAATGCCTGGTGGAGAGGGAGATGTCAGTCGAGGCGATCGTCGCACGCGGCCACGACGTCGAGACGGTTCACCGTGTCGAGCATCTGCTCTACATCGCCGAATACAAGCGTCGCCAATCGGCGCCGGGCGTGAAGATCACCAAGAAGAATTTCGGCCGCGACCGCCGCTACCCGATCACCAACCGCTTCCGCGACCGGTGA
- a CDS encoding NAD kinase has translation MSKASPSLCFTASEAEDAQKALGELTARYGNVPAEEADYIVALGGDGFMLQTLHELMNSDTAIYGMNRGSVGFLMNEYSLENLHERLEAAVVNRLRPLRMTTENADGTSSIALAINEVSLLRQSHQAAKLRVNVDGRERLPELACDGILVATPAGSTAYNLSVHGPIIPLEAPLLAITPISAFRPRRWRGALLPNSSVVDIEVLEPEKRWVNAFADHTVVEHVLRVRIEQDPEARAKVLSDPNRSWSERILAEQFSD, from the coding sequence ATGTCCAAAGCATCACCCTCTCTCTGCTTCACGGCGTCGGAAGCAGAGGACGCCCAGAAAGCCCTCGGCGAACTTACCGCCCGCTACGGCAATGTGCCGGCAGAGGAGGCAGACTATATTGTCGCGCTCGGCGGCGACGGCTTCATGCTGCAGACGCTGCACGAACTGATGAACTCCGACACGGCCATCTACGGCATGAACCGAGGTTCGGTCGGCTTCCTGATGAACGAGTACTCTCTCGAAAACCTGCATGAGCGGCTTGAGGCCGCCGTGGTCAATCGCCTGCGCCCGCTGCGCATGACCACGGAGAATGCCGACGGCACCTCGTCCATTGCGCTTGCCATCAACGAGGTTTCGCTGCTGCGCCAATCGCACCAGGCGGCCAAGCTCAGGGTCAATGTCGATGGCAGGGAGCGGCTGCCGGAACTTGCCTGCGACGGCATTCTCGTCGCCACGCCGGCGGGCTCGACCGCCTACAATCTCTCCGTCCACGGTCCGATCATTCCGCTGGAAGCCCCGCTCCTCGCCATCACCCCGATCAGCGCCTTCCGCCCACGCCGCTGGCGCGGCGCGCTTCTGCCGAACAGTTCTGTGGTCGATATCGAAGTGCTGGAACCGGAAAAGCGCTGGGTCAACGCCTTTGCCGACCACACCGTGGTCGAGCACGTGCTCAGGGTCCGCATCGAGCAGGACCCGGAGGCCCGCGCCAAGGTGCTCTCCGACCCGAACCGCTCCTGGTCGGAACGGATTCTGGCCGAGCAATTTTCCGACTGA
- a CDS encoding glutathione S-transferase — translation MKLLCAAASPYSAKVRMALHHVGADFEEIHVATGDNPADLLDANPLGKIPTLITDDGLTLYDSRTIMHYLDGLDEERWLYPRSPEKRVLVERMEALCDGICDALVLCVYEKRFRTPETYHQPWVDRQWDKAMRGLDWLDANPPDFGKRLNAGHFALASLLAYLMLRFPGAWEQHRVRLTQWPAAFEERFPEFHALKPQG, via the coding sequence ATGAAACTTCTCTGCGCGGCCGCTTCGCCCTACTCCGCCAAGGTGCGCATGGCGCTTCACCATGTCGGCGCCGATTTCGAGGAAATCCATGTCGCGACCGGCGACAATCCCGCCGATCTGCTCGATGCCAATCCGCTCGGCAAGATCCCGACGCTCATTACCGACGATGGGCTGACGCTCTACGACAGCCGCACCATCATGCATTATCTCGACGGCCTTGATGAGGAACGCTGGCTCTATCCGCGTTCGCCGGAAAAGCGCGTTCTCGTCGAGCGCATGGAAGCACTCTGCGACGGCATCTGCGATGCGCTGGTGCTCTGCGTCTACGAAAAACGCTTCCGCACACCCGAAACCTATCACCAGCCCTGGGTTGACCGGCAGTGGGACAAGGCCATGCGCGGCCTCGACTGGCTCGACGCCAACCCACCGGACTTCGGCAAGCGCCTGAATGCGGGGCACTTCGCACTTGCGAGCCTGCTCGCCTATCTGATGCTGCGCTTTCCCGGTGCCTGGGAGCAGCACCGCGTGCGCCTGACGCAATGGCCGGCCGCATTTGAAGAGCGGTTTCCCGAATTTCATGCGCTGAAACCGCAGGGCTGA
- a CDS encoding DUF2059 domain-containing protein, translated as MSFHTKFARSAAVAATLLGLGAFSVASAQDATPEQLAAAQRALEALGITAQFDDILPNQADLVQAQLTQVYPNYHDLIDEVVTDTAISLASRRGDLEQEATQIYANVFTEDELNQLADFYGSDVGKKFIQYGPIAARELSQAGDIWARGIARDLNTQAQEELNKRITAQGGTPVEVPAPTTAPAAQ; from the coding sequence ATGAGCTTTCACACGAAATTCGCCCGTTCCGCCGCCGTGGCGGCCACGCTTCTGGGGCTTGGGGCGTTTTCGGTCGCATCGGCCCAGGACGCGACGCCGGAGCAGCTGGCCGCCGCACAGCGGGCGCTGGAGGCTCTCGGCATTACCGCCCAGTTCGACGACATCCTGCCGAATCAGGCGGATCTCGTTCAGGCGCAGCTGACGCAGGTCTATCCGAACTATCATGACCTCATCGACGAGGTGGTGACCGATACCGCGATCTCGCTGGCATCGCGCCGTGGCGACCTCGAGCAGGAAGCGACGCAGATCTACGCCAACGTCTTCACCGAGGACGAGCTGAACCAGCTGGCTGACTTCTACGGTTCCGACGTCGGCAAGAAGTTCATCCAGTACGGTCCGATCGCCGCGCGTGAGCTGAGCCAGGCCGGCGATATCTGGGCACGCGGCATTGCCCGCGACCTCAATACCCAGGCGCAGGAAGAACTGAACAAGCGCATTACCGCCCAGGGCGGAACACCGGTGGAAGTGCCGGCGCCGACCACGGCTCCGGCCGCGCAGTAA